DNA from Hippocampus zosterae strain Florida chromosome 18, ASM2543408v3, whole genome shotgun sequence:
GACCCTAGGAAATGTTAACACTGACACCAAACAGAGATATTGCTTAAGGAAGAGTtttagtgttcattttttttttttttgcaacaatgttatattttactttattattttaacaGCAACAATTCATTTCACCATTCTTACTCTGTCCTTGTCTTATCTGAGTGTCTTCTTCTGATGTTCCCACAGAATAAGAGCATGCCTCAGTTTCGGAGCGAGTACAACGTTTATAGCACTTTCCAGAGTCACGAGCCTGAGTTTGACTACTTGAAGAGTTTGGAGATTGAAGAAAAGATCAACAAGATTCGTTGGCTTCCTCAGAAGAATGCTGCTCAGTTCCTATTGTCAACCAATGGTAAATTAGTCATGTGGAATTCTGCGAGATACATTTTGGAACGCAATGCTTGCGGAAGATAAATTAGGCACGTCCtgactggaaaaaaacattttagtggtcgtagttcattcattccttcattcatcttcctaaccgcttgatcctcactagggtcgcggggggtactggagcctatcccagctgtctccgggcagtagttCATGTCATTTGCCATCGGGCATgttaacaatatttttttctttggcagaTAAAACCATTAAATTGTGGAAAATCAGTGAACGAGACAGGAGACCCGAGGGCTATAATCTTAAAGAAGAAGACGGACGCTACAAGGATCCCAACACTATCACCTCATTACGGGTAAGTCCGTGAATTATACACACCCCGAAAGCACGAGGATGACATCATGCAACAACACAGGGAGTTCAGATGCTGATCGAACAGAAGAATCTTACCTACGTATGTACATTAACTAGTCACTCGGTACACTTGCCGAATCGGATGAGAACGAAAGAGCTCAGAGTTTGTGGTCTTCAAGCTGTTagcaaaaattaaaatgttgccTCATTTCACTCCTCCCTCCCCCTGTCCATCTCTTTAACACTTCAAATTTGACCACTTAAGTCTTATCTGCATATCTATATAAACAGCAATGTATACTAATTTAAAATAGCATAGTTTTGTTTAGCACTCAATGTGGGTATTTAAAGTGTATTTGTTAATGTGACATCAaaaacgaggggggggggcattatgcACTTCAAGCAAGGATTTTTACTCTTTAAATTGTAAGTCTGGCCTTTGTTTGGGTATGGATGggaaaatattcccatccctgaCCTTCCATTTCCGTCCATTTGTGTTGTTTGACCAAAGTCAGTCCAAAGAGGGCAGAATTGTTCTGGTTTATAGAAAAAAAGTTGAGCCAGATGTTGAGACTTTTTTAAGAGGCTTAAGTTTTCTATGCCCTCAGGTGCCAGTTTTGATACCCATGGACCTTATGGTGGAAGCCAGCCCACGCAGGGTGTTCGCCAACGCTCACACATACCACATCAACTCCATCTCAGTCAACAGTGACAATGAAACGTACTTGTCGGCAGATGACCTGCGCATTAACCTTTGGCACCTCGAGATCACTGACCGCAGCTTCAGTATCCTTTTCTGTCATTGTTTGACACTACTGCAGATTCCGCAGACATGTAATAACTGTGTTGTGCTAGGTTTACAAAAGTGATAAATGTGAATGgactttcttttttcccccagcgaACGAGGAGAGCTCATTCAGCACTTTTCGGCATATTCTGTTTGGTTTCAAGCTGTGTCATAGCTCTTGTATGAtatggtttgatgaactgactTTGATGCAGGAGGATATTTCAAGAAAATCTTTTCGTTTTGGGTGTTCTTTGACGGACAAAAGTGTTTGACATGCCAGAACGTTCACCGACTGATGAAAAAAAGGGCAGCAGTCTTATGTAGCGCGTCCTGATTTTCTGTTATACGTACTACCGTTTATGGCCTTGCCCTCTTTCTTCAAAAGTGCCGACATCTTACAACATGATGCATTTTGTCTAGGCTAGTTGTAGAAAGCACGCGCATTCCCCTTAACCTTGCATCCTCCAGATATTGTTGACATCAAACCAGCCAACATGGAGGAGCTAACAGAGGTGATCACAGCAGCCGAGTTCCATCCTCATCAGTGTAACACCTTCGTCTACAGCAGCAGCAAAGGAACCATCCGCCTGTGTGACATGAGGATCTCTGCACTCTGTGACAAGCACTCCAAACGTGAGTAACGCCAATCACTCTTAGTTGCCATATGTCccaccaaaacaaatgaaaaagaaagaaaatacctTTTCACCACGTAGACTTTTCATCCTTGACAAATTATGAGCAAAACAGAGTGGGTGGCTCGTTATTATCATTATAAGTAACGATAATTCATATCTGCATGTTTTTGAGaagatgtgaaaatgttttgttttttttgcacttccaGTTTTTGAAGAGCCAGAAGATCCCAGTAATCGCTCGTTCTTCTCCGAGATTATATCATCAATCTCGGATGTGAAATTTAGCCACAACGGACGCTACATGATGACCAGGGACTATTTGTCCGTCAAGATATGGGACTTGAACATGGAGAACCGGCCAGTGGAGACCTATCaggtatttatttaaatatatagtTTGCCTGATTGcttggaatgaaatgaaaattctATCAGCACATGCATTAGGAAAGTTAGCTcaacttgttttttcatttatgGTGCGCGTGCCTGACATGTCCGTAATCCATCTGCTCTGGAAAGTCATATCAAGGGCAATTTCGGATTTTCGCAGAAGCTTGCTGATGTCTGAAGTCGTCTTGATTCAAGGGCATCAGAATAGGCTTGTTTATATTCATACCAGACATAGAAATCTACGTAATCTGGAATGGAGAAGCTCTTCCAAGCCTCTAATCTGCTCTGATTTTTCCTTTTAGGTTCACGAGCACCTGAGGAGCAAATTGTGCTCGCTCTATGAAAACGACTGCATCTTTGACAAGTTTGAATGTTGCTGGAATGGCAATGAcaggtgatttttaaaaaatctgcttCGGTTGATTTTAGTCAATTTCATGATTTTATTAATTTGTGATCATCAGTATTGATTAATTGCCTGCATACCcgcagcactttttttcctgccatATTTTTGCCAGAAAAGTTTATTCCGTCCTGAAGATAAAATTCTCGCCGTTTCTCTACATTCTTCTGCTAGCGTGGTGATGACCGGCTCATACAACAATTTCTTCCGGATGTTCGACCGGGGCCAGAGGCGCGACGTCACTTTGGAGGCGTCCCGTGAAAACATCAAGCCCATGCAAGTCTTGAAACCCCGCAAGGTGTGCGTAGGGGGCAAGCGCAAGAAAGATGAGATCAGCGTGGACAGTTTGGACTTTAACAAGAAGATCCTGCACACAGCCTGGCATCCGCAGGATAACATCATCGCAGTAGCGACGACCAACAACCTCTACATATTCCAGGATAAAGTAAATTAACGTGCACAAGCTCTGGTGTGTGTATGATGTCGTGATGCACCATCTGCCGCCTCGCGGCTTCAGCCAGGGTGGGTCAAAGCAACGCTGACAACCAGCATCCCCTGTTTGTCGCTGCTGGGTGACCGGCCTTTGTTCCAGATGGAAACAGAGGAAGCCTCGCTCTTGCCCATCATCAACCTGTCTGTGACAGTGACACCTGCCTTGTTGTTTCAGTGatgtgccattttattttgttggggtgggggggttgttttgtttttttgcattgttttttgttgttgtttttggtttttcccAACCACCTACCTCTTCTGAGGTAATGTGGATATAATGGATTAAGATCCAAAATTTTTGAgtacaaatttatttttataacctGCTCCCATGACTCtgtgaatttttttaattattattagtagtagtattattTCCCTTATTGTCCCGTGCCATAGTAGTGTTTAATTTTCTTAGCGAAAAATGaaagtctgttttattttttggggggattgttATTAATGTGTGTGCATCCACCATTTTTATGAACCTAACTGTAATGCGTTCATAGTATTGTTTGAGTCTCCTTCCATATcttaattacacacacacacacacaagaatgcTCAAACGATTGTGGACAAAGGCAACGATCCGGTCTTATCGGGTTGCGTTACTGTCTTGGTCACTGTTTTGGAGGGCCAATATgttccaaaataataataacaatcaaatttgttttttcctgtaTTGAACAATAGCAGCCTGAGAGTGGATTTAAACATAATAATGGTTgtctatttatatttaaaaattcaTCTATCTCTGCAATTATTCCGTCCTCTGTTCTAATAAttttaaatatgacattttagAATTTTTACTTTGAGATAATCTCTAGTGGTGTCTTCCCTCACGGTGCGTTGCTTTATAAGGGAATTGTTTGCTATGACACTGGACGTGCTCAGAGTAAATTACGTGAATGTGTTTGTATGGCAAATTTTTAAAACAGAATTTTTATTTGAGGCATTTCATTGCATCCTGTTAATTCAAATTCACGCATTACTGCCACTTTAAATGTGTTGATGCAATGAGCTGGAAGAGAACTGATGGGTGTTGTCCCCACACCGTACAAACGTGGACCAGTCAGACTATTTGATGCCTCTGTCGATGTGCGACAACAATTTAAATATGACGGTGAGCGGAATAAAGGAACTACTTTTTGCATTCTTTTGATTGCTTGTATGAGGCACCTGATGGGTAGGGGTTTAAGGGTGAGATGGTGCCGTTGTTAGATTCGAACGCAAGGGTGGaatgataaaaaatatgctCATAAACTGATATTTACATAAACACACTAAATGTAATTGA
Protein-coding regions in this window:
- the LOC127590819 gene encoding serine/threonine-protein phosphatase 2A 55 kDa regulatory subunit B alpha isoform, yielding MAGAGGDMQWCFSQVKGAIDDDVAEADIISTVEFNHTGELLATGDKGGRVVIFQQEIENKSMPQFRSEYNVYSTFQSHEPEFDYLKSLEIEEKINKIRWLPQKNAAQFLLSTNDKTIKLWKISERDRRPEGYNLKEEDGRYKDPNTITSLRVPVLIPMDLMVEASPRRVFANAHTYHINSISVNSDNETYLSADDLRINLWHLEITDRSFNIVDIKPANMEELTEVITAAEFHPHQCNTFVYSSSKGTIRLCDMRISALCDKHSKLFEEPEDPSNRSFFSEIISSISDVKFSHNGRYMMTRDYLSVKIWDLNMENRPVETYQVHEHLRSKLCSLYENDCIFDKFECCWNGNDSVVMTGSYNNFFRMFDRGQRRDVTLEASRENIKPMQVLKPRKVCVGGKRKKDEISVDSLDFNKKILHTAWHPQDNIIAVATTNNLYIFQDKVN